Proteins co-encoded in one Candidatus Stoquefichus sp. SB1 genomic window:
- a CDS encoding arsenate reductase/protein-tyrosine-phosphatase family protein — MKKKVAFVCVHNSCRSQIAEALGNHFLSDKYHFYSCGTQIKSQINQDAVRLIKQKYGIDMEKTQYSKLMKDIPEVDIVISMGCEVECPYIGRDFDDNWQLEDPTGKDDIFFEKVIEQIEEKLNSLNDEKVDYE; from the coding sequence ATGAAAAAGAAAGTTGCATTTGTATGTGTTCATAATTCATGTCGTTCTCAAATTGCAGAAGCATTAGGAAATCATTTCTTATCTGATAAATATCACTTCTATTCATGTGGAACACAAATAAAATCACAAATCAATCAGGATGCTGTGAGGTTAATAAAACAAAAATATGGAATTGATATGGAAAAAACACAGTATAGTAAATTAATGAAAGATATCCCTGAAGTAGATATTGTCATTTCTATGGGATGTGAAGTAGAGTGTCCTTATATTGGAAGAGATTTTGATGACAATTGGCAGTTAGAAGATCCAACTGGAAAAGATGATATCTTTTTTGAAAAAGTGATTGAACAGATTGAGGAAAAATTAAATTCTTTAAATGATGAAAAAGTGGACTATGAATAA
- a CDS encoding thioredoxin family protein: MKLFKKKEEKKNCCTCSEESMQNALEKQDIGTRIKVLGSGCAKCQTLEQNVKDALSEMNKQEDIEHVTDFSIIASYGVMTTPALVIDGKVVSFGKVLNKEEVIHILNEIGF, translated from the coding sequence ATGAAGTTGTTTAAGAAAAAAGAAGAGAAAAAGAATTGTTGTACTTGTAGTGAAGAATCAATGCAAAATGCATTAGAAAAGCAAGATATAGGAACGAGAATAAAAGTCTTGGGATCAGGTTGTGCTAAATGCCAAACTTTAGAACAAAATGTGAAAGATGCATTAAGTGAAATGAATAAGCAAGAAGATATAGAACATGTTACTGATTTTTCTATCATAGCAAGTTATGGTGTAATGACAACACCTGCGTTAGTTATAGATGGTAAAGTTGTATCATTTGGTAAAGTATTAAATAAAGAAGAAGTAATTCATATATTGAATGAAATAGGTTTTTAA
- a CDS encoding permease: protein MNQIWLFFQDQILGMKWLNELIEMLLMSIGIDMNQQLGKILQFFIYDTLKIFVLLAVLIYIISYIQSYFPPERSKTILGRFHGIGANIIGALLGTVTPFCSCSSIPIFMGFTSAGLPLGVTFSFLISSPMVDLGSLVLLMSIFGWKIAIAYVLVGLVISVVGGTMIEKLHMDDQVADFVKQAQNVDAHYAELTSKERHHFAMEQVLETVKKVAIYIFIGVGIGAIIHNLIPEHWVQSVLGGHRFYSVPLATLTGVPMYADIFGTIPVAESLLAKGAGLGTVLSFMMAVTTLSLPSMIMLSKAVKKKLMIVFVSIVTIGIIGVGFLFNICAFLFI from the coding sequence ATGAATCAAATTTGGTTATTTTTTCAAGATCAGATTCTTGGTATGAAATGGTTAAACGAACTTATTGAAATGTTATTGATGAGTATAGGAATAGATATGAATCAACAGTTAGGAAAAATATTACAGTTTTTTATTTATGATACGCTTAAGATATTTGTTTTGTTGGCAGTATTAATTTATATTATTTCATATATTCAAAGTTACTTTCCACCAGAAAGAAGTAAGACAATTTTAGGTAGGTTTCATGGAATAGGAGCGAATATTATAGGAGCATTACTTGGGACTGTGACACCATTTTGTAGTTGTTCATCAATACCTATTTTTATGGGATTTACAAGTGCTGGATTACCATTAGGTGTTACGTTTTCATTTTTAATTTCTTCGCCCATGGTTGATCTAGGCTCACTCGTCTTATTGATGAGTATATTTGGATGGAAGATTGCAATTGCTTATGTACTGGTTGGATTGGTTATATCAGTTGTTGGTGGAACAATGATTGAAAAGTTACATATGGATGATCAAGTTGCTGACTTTGTTAAGCAAGCTCAAAATGTAGATGCTCATTATGCCGAATTGACTTCAAAAGAAAGACATCATTTTGCTATGGAACAAGTATTGGAAACAGTCAAAAAGGTCGCAATTTATATCTTTATAGGTGTTGGAATAGGTGCGATTATCCATAACCTAATCCCAGAACATTGGGTTCAATCAGTCCTTGGAGGTCATCGTTTTTATTCCGTTCCCCTTGCGACTTTGACAGGTGTTCCTATGTATGCTGATATCTTTGGAACAATTCCAGTCGCAGAAAGCTTATTAGCAAAAGGTGCGGGACTAGGAACGGTCTTATCATTTATGATGGCAGTAACAACTTTATCATTACCATCAATGATTATGTTATCAAAGGCAGTTAAGAAGAAACTGATGATTGTTTTTGTGAGTATTGTGACGATTGGCATTATAGGCGTTGGGTTTTTGTTTAATATTTGTGCATTTTTATTTATTTAA
- a CDS encoding GNAT family N-acetyltransferase: MIIQANLEQLELIKFITQKTIKEIYPHYYPKGAVEFFLSHHNESHIREDIESGQVFIIFNEEEAIGTVTIHNNEICRLFVLPQYQNHGFGSQLLKFAEDKILKNNKTIVLDASLPAKSLYLKRGYVIVETHSIETDNHDYLCYDVMYKQPI; encoded by the coding sequence ATGATAATACAAGCAAATCTTGAACAATTAGAATTAATTAAATTCATAACTCAAAAGACAATTAAAGAAATCTATCCACACTATTATCCAAAAGGTGCAGTAGAATTTTTTCTTTCTCATCATAATGAGAGTCATATCCGAGAAGATATTGAATCTGGTCAGGTATTTATCATATTTAACGAGGAAGAAGCCATTGGAACAGTAACTATTCATAATAATGAAATATGTCGCTTATTTGTCTTACCGCAATATCAAAATCATGGTTTTGGAAGCCAACTTTTAAAGTTTGCTGAAGATAAGATTCTCAAAAATAATAAAACAATTGTATTAGATGCTTCATTACCCGCTAAAAGTCTTTATTTAAAAAGGGGATATGTGATTGTTGAAACACATTCTATTGAAACTGATAATCATGATTATTTGTGTTATGATGTTATGTATAAACAACCAATTTGA
- a CDS encoding ArsR/SmtB family transcription factor, which translates to MEKQYEEEAKRFKAFCDPNRLKILDILKSGEHCACKLLDILEVSQSTLSHHMKILADAKIVNVRKDGKWSHYSLSEEGIQWMITYLQQLKDHC; encoded by the coding sequence TTGGAAAAACAATATGAAGAAGAAGCAAAGAGATTTAAAGCATTCTGTGATCCTAATCGATTGAAAATACTCGATATTTTAAAATCAGGTGAACATTGTGCATGTAAGTTACTCGATATATTGGAAGTCAGTCAGTCAACACTATCACATCATATGAAAATACTTGCTGATGCAAAGATAGTTAATGTGAGAAAAGATGGTAAATGGTCTCATTATTCCTTATCTGAAGAAGGAATACAATGGATGATAACATATTTGCAGCAGTTGAAAGATCATTGTTAA